CGAGGATGAACGGCCTCGACGCCACGTCGGCCATAATGGAGAAGTCGCCGCGGCCGATCATCATGCTCAGCTCGCTCACCTCCGAGGGGGCGAAGGCCACCTTCGACGCCCTCGACCGCGGGGCCGTCGACTACATCTCCAAGAACCTCGTGAGCTCGGCCCTCGACATAATGAAGGTAAAGGACGACCTCGTCGCCAAGATAAAGGCGGTCAGCAAGGTGAGTCCGTCCATAATAAGGCCGCGTCCGGCGGCTGAGAAGAGACCGGCGCGCGGTGTTTCTTCCTTCGAGGCGGCCGGACGCCAGGCCGTCCACAGGCGTTTCGTCTCACAGAAGATAGCCATGGTCGCCATCGGCGCCTCCACGGGCGGACCCAGGGCCATCCAGGAGATCATCCCCCGCATACCGGTGGACATACACTCGGCCTTCCTCGTGGCGGTCCACATGCCCAAGGCCTTTACCGGCGCCTTCGCCGAGAGGCTCAACGGTCTCGGCGAGCTGACGGTGAAGGAGGCCGAGGACGGCGAGGCCATAAGGAGCGGCCACGTCTACATATCGCCGGGCGGCCGCCAGACAAGGGCCGTGAAGAAGGGCGCCATCGACATGCGCATCGTCGTCAACGACGAGCCCGAGAGCGCCATCTACCGCCCTTCGGTGGACGTGATGATGACATCGGTGGCCGAGACCTATCCAGGCAGGTCCCTGGGCGTCATACTTACCGGCATGGGCCACGACGGGCTCGAGGGCATGAGGGCCATAAAGGAGAAGGGCGGCAAGACGCTCGTGCAGGACGAGAAGAGCTGCACGGTCTTCGGCATGCCCAAGGCGGTCATAGAGGCCGACCTCGCCGACAAGACGGCCGAGCTCGGAAAGATAGCCGCCGAGATAGTGAACATGCTGTGAGCCTCCGTGCCGCGGCTCGGTCGATTGAACAATGGACATACTCACCATAGTCGGTCTTGTCGGAGGCATCGGCGCCGTCGTCGTCGGCATGCTTCTCGAAGGCGGCCACCTGGGCTCCATCATACAGGCCACGGCAGCCATCATAGTCATCGGAGGCACCATAGGGGCCGTCCTCGTCAACTACCCGATGGCCACGGTGATCCTCGCCGTGAAGAATCTCAAGATGGCGCTCTTCAACCCGAAGGGCAATCCGTCGGAGACGATAGAGCTCATAAGCGAGTTCGCCGGCATAGCGCGAAAGGACGGACTGCTCGCCCTGGAGTCGAAGATAAAGGAGCTCGACGACCCCTTTCTCGTGAAGGGACTGCAACTCGTCGTCGACGGCACCGAGCCGAAGCTCACGCGCGAGATACTGGAGATAGACATGGCCTACACCGAGGAGTATAACACGGCCGCCGCCAAGGTCTACGAGTCGGCCGGCGGCTACGCTCCTACGGTCGGCATACTCGGCGCCGTGCTCGGCCTCATACACGTGATGGAGAACCTCGCCGACCCCTCCAAGCTCGGAGCGGGCATAGCAGTGGCCTTCGTGGCCACCGTCTACGGCGTGGGGTTCGCAAACCTCATATGCCTGCCCCTTGCGGGGAAGATAAAGTTCAAGGTGCGCGAGGAGACCATCGTAAAGGAGCTCATCGTCGAGGGGCTCATAGCGCTCTCGGAAGGCGAGAATCCAAGGCGCGTCAAGGAGAAGCTCAACGGCTTCCTGCGGGAGTCGCAGCGAAGCAGCGGGGAGTGAGCCCTACGGGCGATACAGAGGCGAGATGGGCAGAAAGAAGAAACACGAGGAGCACGAGAACCACGAGCGCTGGCTCGTCTCTTACGCCGACTTCATCACCCTGCTCTTCGCCTTCTTCACGAGCATGTACGCCATCTCGAGCGTCAACGAGGGCAAGTTCAGGGTCCTGAGCGAGTCGCTCAACATCGCATTCAATCCCTTCGAAAACTACACGCCCGCCGATCAGCAGCGGGGCACGAGGATCGTCACCGACCTGCGCTCCCAGGTTGCCAGCAAGTTCAAGCAGAGCTTCACCCGTGATTTCAAGCAGCTGAAGAACGCCCTCTCCAAGCTCGACAGGACGAGCAAGGTGCAGATCCGTCTCGACGACCGCGGCGTCATCGTGAGCATCTCGGCCACCGTGCTCTTCAGGCCGGGCAGCGCCGAGCTCGCCCCCGAGAGCTACGCCATGCTCGACGAGATCGCCAGGGCGCTCAAGGACATGACCGGCCATATAAGGATAGAGGGGCATACGGACAACATCCCCATAAACACCCCGGCCTATCCCTCCAACTGGGAGCTCTCGAGCGCAAGGGCCATAACGATACTTCGCTACTTCATCGACAGACACGGCTTCGACCCCAGGAAGCTCTCGGCCTCCGGCTACGGAGAGTTCAGGCCGCTCGTCTCCAACGATACGCCCTCGGGCAGGGCCCGGAACAGGCGTATCGACATCATACTCCTGAACAGCACCGGGCTGGCGGGAGAACCGAAGTCGTTGTGACTGCTGCCCCCCGCCGCGGGCCGTCAACGGGGCCTGCCCGCCGCGGGGATGTCCTTAACCAAGGAGGAGCACGATGGAAAGAAAAATATCCACAAGCGTGATGCTCGGCTTAATCATGGGCGTGTTCATAGTCATAATGCTGGCCACCGTGGCCTCGACCTTCTGGGTCGCCGCCAGCCAGGACTCGGACGGCAAGATACTCAACATCGCCGGCCGCCAGCGCATGCTGACGCAGAAGATGACCAAGGAGGCGCTGGCCATAGTGGAGGGTTCGAACAGCACCGAGGCGCTGCGCGCCACGGCGGAGCTCTTCGACAGATCGCTCAAGGCCCTCATCGACGGCGACGCCAAGATGGGTGTGCCGCCGGTCTCCGACGCGGAGCTCGCCGCCCAGCTCGACAAGGTCAAGGGCATGTGGGACGGCTTCAAGAAGAACATCGACAAGTTCTTGAGCGGGACGCACGACGCCGAGAGCGTTAAGTACCTGCTGGCAAACAACGTGCCGCTTCTCAAGGAGATGAACAAGGCCGTGGGCATGTATGAGCGGCTTCAGAAGCACAAGGTGACGAGGCTCAAGATAACGCTCATCGTCTTCCTCTGCATCTCGATTGCCGTCGCCGTGGCCGGCTGGCTGCTCGTCATGCGGGTCA
The DNA window shown above is from Deltaproteobacteria bacterium and carries:
- a CDS encoding chemotaxis response regulator protein-glutamate methylesterase, with product MRKIRVLTVDDSAFMRRVIRQMLESDPEIEVVGAARDGMEGVEMALDLKPDVITMDIEMPRMNGLDATSAIMEKSPRPIIMLSSLTSEGAKATFDALDRGAVDYISKNLVSSALDIMKVKDDLVAKIKAVSKVSPSIIRPRPAAEKRPARGVSSFEAAGRQAVHRRFVSQKIAMVAIGASTGGPRAIQEIIPRIPVDIHSAFLVAVHMPKAFTGAFAERLNGLGELTVKEAEDGEAIRSGHVYISPGGRQTRAVKKGAIDMRIVVNDEPESAIYRPSVDVMMTSVAETYPGRSLGVILTGMGHDGLEGMRAIKEKGGKTLVQDEKSCTVFGMPKAVIEADLADKTAELGKIAAEIVNML
- a CDS encoding flagellar motor protein encodes the protein MDILTIVGLVGGIGAVVVGMLLEGGHLGSIIQATAAIIVIGGTIGAVLVNYPMATVILAVKNLKMALFNPKGNPSETIELISEFAGIARKDGLLALESKIKELDDPFLVKGLQLVVDGTEPKLTREILEIDMAYTEEYNTAAAKVYESAGGYAPTVGILGAVLGLIHVMENLADPSKLGAGIAVAFVATVYGVGFANLICLPLAGKIKFKVREETIVKELIVEGLIALSEGENPRRVKEKLNGFLRESQRSSGE
- a CDS encoding flagellar motor protein MotD — translated: MGRKKKHEEHENHERWLVSYADFITLLFAFFTSMYAISSVNEGKFRVLSESLNIAFNPFENYTPADQQRGTRIVTDLRSQVASKFKQSFTRDFKQLKNALSKLDRTSKVQIRLDDRGVIVSISATVLFRPGSAELAPESYAMLDEIARALKDMTGHIRIEGHTDNIPINTPAYPSNWELSSARAITILRYFIDRHGFDPRKLSASGYGEFRPLVSNDTPSGRARNRRIDIILLNSTGLAGEPKSL